In the Thauera sedimentorum genome, one interval contains:
- a CDS encoding type IV pilin protein codes for MRNKLAGFTLIEMMIVVVIIAVLAAIAIPNYQDYLARSRRAECQTVMVSLANALERRYSTTNTYLGGAEINNFRCPADGGPANYNLAFQAGSLTATTFVIVATRAGAQSGDQCGDLTLASTGLKGIVNAAAGRTAAQCW; via the coding sequence ATGCGTAACAAGCTTGCTGGATTTACCTTGATCGAGATGATGATCGTAGTTGTCATCATCGCGGTGCTGGCCGCCATTGCTATCCCGAACTATCAGGACTACTTGGCCCGTTCCCGGCGTGCGGAGTGTCAGACGGTCATGGTCAGCCTAGCCAATGCCCTGGAGCGGCGCTATTCGACGACCAACACGTATCTAGGCGGAGCAGAAATCAATAACTTCCGTTGCCCTGCCGACGGGGGCCCCGCCAATTACAACCTCGCGTTTCAGGCCGGCTCCTTGACTGCCACGACTTTCGTCATTGTTGCGACCCGTGCGGGTGCGCAATCAGGTGACCAGTGCGGTGACCTGACATTGGCCAGCACAGGACTGAAAGGCATCGTCAACGCCGCCGCCGGAAGGACCGCGGCGCAGTGCTGGTAG
- the prmC gene encoding peptide chain release factor N(5)-glutamine methyltransferase, translating to MDDLVATPDIAGALAWARERVGVMEARILLRHVLQCPPARLVAHPEERLTDEDWAAYRALVERRGAGEPVAYLVGEREFFGRSFLVSPAVLIPRPETELIIELALAHFGNRPRPRVLDLGTGSGAIAVTLARELDAADVTAVDASREALWVAMANAARLGASVSFVQGSWFDALDGERFQLIVSNPPYVAAGDPHLGEGDLRFEPHSALAAGADGLDDLKTIIAEAPRHLDDDGWLMLEHGYDQAAAVRSLLTDAGFTAITSWADLAGIERVTGGRWSGRH from the coding sequence ATGGACGATCTGGTCGCCACCCCCGACATCGCCGGCGCCCTTGCCTGGGCGCGCGAGCGCGTCGGCGTGATGGAGGCGCGCATCCTGCTGCGCCACGTCCTGCAGTGCCCGCCGGCCCGCCTGGTGGCCCACCCGGAGGAACGCCTGACCGACGAGGACTGGGCGGCCTATCGTGCGCTGGTCGAGCGCCGCGGGGCCGGCGAGCCGGTCGCCTACCTGGTGGGCGAGCGCGAGTTCTTCGGGCGCAGCTTCCTGGTGTCGCCTGCGGTGCTGATCCCCCGCCCGGAAACCGAACTGATCATCGAACTCGCGCTTGCGCACTTCGGCAACCGCCCGCGCCCGCGGGTGCTGGACCTGGGCACCGGCAGCGGCGCCATCGCGGTGACCCTGGCGCGCGAACTCGACGCCGCCGACGTCACCGCGGTCGACGCCTCCCGCGAAGCGCTGTGGGTGGCCATGGCCAACGCCGCGCGCCTGGGGGCGAGCGTGTCTTTCGTGCAGGGCAGCTGGTTCGATGCGCTCGACGGCGAACGCTTCCAGCTCATCGTCTCCAACCCGCCCTATGTCGCCGCGGGTGATCCGCACCTGGGCGAAGGCGACCTGCGCTTCGAGCCGCACAGCGCGCTCGCCGCTGGCGCTGACGGCCTGGACGATCTCAAGACCATCATCGCCGAGGCGCCGCGCCACCTCGACGACGACGGTTGGCTGATGCTCGAGCACGGCTACGACCAGGCCGCCGCCGTGCGCAGCCTGCTGACCGACGCCGGCTTCACCGCCATCACCTCCTGGGCGGACCTCGCAGGCATCGAACGGGTCACTGGCGGACGCTGGTCCGGGCGGCACTGA
- the prfA gene encoding peptide chain release factor 1 produces MKQSIRDKLEHLASRLTEVDRELAAEDAARDMNAFRALSRERAEIEPVVALYRDYLQAEADCRTAREMLADPEMRELAEAEIEAGAARIDELDGDLQRALLPRDPNDERNLFLEVRAGTGGDEAALFAGDLLRMYARYAERQRWRVEIVSASESELGGYKEVIARISGAGAYSKLKFESGGHRVQRVPVTETQGRIHTSACTVAVMPEADELAEVNINPAELRIDTFRASGAGGQHINKTDSAVRITHLPTGIVVECQDDRSQHKNRAQAMSVLAARIRDVQVREQQAKEAATRKSLVGSGDRSERIRTYNFPQGRVTDHRINLTLYKLDAVMDGELDELVDALTLEHQAAQLAELAGD; encoded by the coding sequence ATGAAGCAGAGCATCCGAGACAAACTCGAACACCTGGCCTCGCGCCTGACCGAAGTCGATCGTGAACTCGCGGCCGAGGACGCCGCGCGCGACATGAACGCCTTCCGCGCGCTGTCGCGCGAGCGCGCCGAGATCGAGCCGGTGGTGGCGCTCTACCGCGACTACCTGCAGGCCGAGGCCGACTGCCGTACCGCGCGCGAGATGCTCGCCGACCCCGAGATGCGCGAGCTGGCCGAGGCCGAGATCGAGGCGGGCGCGGCGCGCATCGATGAACTGGACGGTGACCTGCAGCGCGCCCTGCTGCCGCGCGACCCCAACGACGAGCGCAACCTCTTCCTGGAGGTGCGCGCCGGCACCGGTGGCGACGAGGCGGCGCTGTTCGCCGGCGACCTGCTGCGCATGTACGCGCGTTACGCCGAGCGCCAGCGCTGGCGGGTGGAGATCGTGTCGGCGAGCGAGTCCGAGCTGGGCGGCTACAAGGAGGTCATCGCGCGCATCAGCGGCGCGGGCGCCTACTCCAAGCTCAAGTTCGAATCCGGCGGCCACCGCGTGCAGCGCGTGCCGGTTACCGAAACCCAGGGCCGCATCCACACCTCCGCGTGCACCGTGGCGGTGATGCCGGAAGCCGACGAACTGGCCGAGGTGAACATCAACCCGGCCGAGCTGCGCATCGACACCTTCCGCGCCAGCGGCGCCGGCGGCCAGCACATCAACAAGACCGATTCCGCGGTGCGCATCACCCACCTGCCCACCGGCATCGTGGTCGAATGCCAGGACGACCGTTCGCAGCACAAGAACCGCGCGCAGGCCATGTCGGTGCTGGCCGCGCGCATCCGCGACGTCCAGGTGCGCGAGCAGCAAGCCAAGGAGGCCGCCACCCGCAAGAGCCTGGTGGGCAGCGGCGACCGCTCCGAGCGCATCCGCACCTACAACTTCCCGCAGGGGCGGGTCACCGACCACCGCATCAATCTCACGCTGTACAAGCTGGACGCGGTGATGGACGGCGAACTGGACGAACTGGTCGATGCGCTCACGCTGGAGCACCAGGCCGCGCAGCTGGCCGAGCTGGCCGGGGACTGA
- a CDS encoding LysR family transcriptional regulator, producing the protein MEQYEPNDLLIFARVVEAGSFSRAAERLGLPKSTVSRRVAVLEERLGERVLLRTTRRLTLTEFGGHLLEHARLVADEVDAVKALAEHRQARPSGRLRVSMPGDFVNLLLTEMLAAFTAMHPAVSLELDLSPRRVDILGENFDLAVRMGDLPDDALLAARRLAQLSMGLYAAPTYLAEHGEPAVPDELAHHQALLLPRAGGSVVWVLSGPGPRREIVPAGRISANSPELLIALAGAGAGIAAVPDYAARARVQRGELRRVLPAWQLPASVAWAVFPGRRLMPAKTRAFLDMLEAALAGACAEAAGSS; encoded by the coding sequence ATGGAACAGTACGAACCCAACGACCTGCTGATCTTCGCCCGCGTGGTCGAGGCCGGGAGCTTCAGCCGCGCGGCTGAGCGGCTCGGCCTGCCGAAATCCACCGTGTCACGCCGCGTCGCCGTGCTGGAAGAGCGCCTGGGCGAGCGCGTGCTGCTGCGTACTACGCGACGGCTCACGCTGACCGAGTTCGGCGGCCACCTGCTGGAGCACGCGCGGCTGGTGGCCGACGAGGTGGATGCGGTCAAGGCGCTGGCCGAGCACCGTCAGGCCAGGCCCAGCGGCCGGCTGCGGGTGTCGATGCCGGGTGACTTCGTGAACCTGCTGCTGACCGAGATGCTGGCGGCCTTCACGGCCATGCATCCGGCGGTATCGCTGGAGCTGGATCTGTCGCCTCGACGGGTGGACATCCTCGGCGAAAACTTCGACCTCGCGGTGCGCATGGGCGATCTGCCCGACGACGCGCTGCTCGCCGCACGCCGGCTGGCGCAGTTGTCGATGGGGCTCTATGCCGCGCCGACCTACCTCGCCGAGCATGGCGAGCCCGCCGTTCCTGATGAGCTGGCGCATCACCAGGCGCTGCTGCTGCCGCGCGCCGGCGGCTCGGTGGTGTGGGTGCTGAGCGGCCCGGGCCCGCGTCGCGAGATCGTGCCGGCCGGGCGGATCAGCGCCAACTCGCCCGAACTGCTGATCGCCCTCGCCGGCGCCGGCGCCGGTATCGCCGCGGTGCCCGATTACGCGGCGCGGGCGCGCGTGCAGCGCGGCGAACTGCGCCGCGTGCTGCCGGCCTGGCAACTGCCGGCGAGCGTCGCGTGGGCGGTGTTCCCGGGGCGGCGACTGATGCCCGCGAAGACGCGCGCTTTCCTCGACATGCTGGAGGCCGCCCTCGCCGGGGCCTGCGCGGAGGCCGCGGGGTCCTCCTGA
- a CDS encoding PLP-dependent aminotransferase family protein, whose translation MTIWLPALEPGVPAYLAIADEIARGIRAGALRPGDRLPTHRLLADLLGLNVSTVTRAYREAARRRLVDGETGRGTFVLARSAEAALFALEKRPQADLIDLSTNTPPLMPRDGDLLAGVQALSAGEAAALLHYHTPGDWLVHRAAVAGWLRRRGLEVAGEDIVVCAGAQHALDVALSLFEGAGELSVEALTYPGLKAVARQRKLRLAPMAMDGEGVTPEAFEAACRAGSGRVAVLSPTLQNPTTATMSLARRRQIVAIARRFDALIVEEDVYGLLPVDAPPPLAALAPERVCYVSGLSKTIAPGLRLGYLVAPPALRERLADAEHRTSWYVAPFAAALAARWMNDGTAWRRLAAQRRELAARHAVVRETLAGLDWAGAPHCPHVWLRLRRGPAADLAERALRAGVAVVADPVFAVGRGKGYEGLRISTGAAANRKQLAAGLGILRALVAGE comes from the coding sequence ATGACAATCTGGCTGCCCGCGCTTGAGCCCGGCGTTCCCGCCTATCTCGCCATCGCCGACGAGATCGCCCGCGGCATCCGCGCCGGCGCGCTGCGTCCCGGCGACCGCCTGCCCACCCACCGCCTGCTGGCCGACCTGCTCGGGCTCAACGTGAGCACCGTCACCCGGGCCTACCGCGAGGCGGCCCGGCGGCGCCTGGTGGACGGGGAGACCGGCCGTGGCACCTTCGTGCTCGCGCGCTCCGCGGAGGCGGCCCTGTTTGCCCTGGAGAAAAGACCGCAAGCAGACCTCATCGACCTGTCCACCAACACCCCGCCCCTGATGCCGCGCGACGGCGACCTGCTGGCCGGCGTGCAGGCGCTCTCCGCCGGGGAGGCCGCCGCGCTGCTGCACTACCACACCCCCGGCGACTGGCTGGTCCATCGCGCGGCGGTCGCCGGCTGGCTGCGGCGCCGCGGGCTGGAGGTGGCGGGCGAGGACATCGTGGTGTGCGCCGGTGCCCAGCACGCCTTGGACGTGGCCCTTTCGCTGTTCGAGGGGGCGGGTGAGCTGTCGGTCGAGGCGCTCACCTACCCGGGCCTGAAGGCGGTCGCCCGGCAGCGCAAGCTGCGGCTGGCGCCGATGGCGATGGACGGCGAGGGCGTGACGCCCGAGGCGTTCGAGGCCGCCTGCCGGGCGGGGTCGGGGCGTGTGGCGGTGCTGTCGCCCACTTTGCAGAATCCGACCACGGCCACCATGAGCCTCGCGCGTCGCCGGCAGATCGTCGCCATCGCCCGGCGGTTCGACGCCCTGATCGTGGAGGAAGACGTGTACGGCCTGCTGCCGGTCGATGCGCCGCCGCCGCTCGCGGCGCTCGCCCCCGAGCGGGTGTGCTACGTCAGCGGGCTGTCCAAGACCATCGCGCCGGGCCTGCGTCTGGGCTATCTGGTCGCACCGCCTGCGTTGCGCGAACGGCTCGCCGATGCGGAGCACCGCACCAGCTGGTACGTCGCCCCTTTCGCCGCGGCGCTGGCCGCCCGGTGGATGAACGACGGCACCGCCTGGCGGCGCCTCGCGGCCCAGCGCCGGGAACTGGCGGCGCGACACGCCGTGGTGCGGGAGACGCTCGCCGGGCTGGACTGGGCGGGGGCGCCGCATTGCCCCCATGTCTGGCTGCGGCTGCGCCGAGGCCCTGCCGCGGACCTCGCCGAGCGGGCGCTGCGCGCCGGGGTGGCCGTGGTGGCCGACCCGGTGTTCGCCGTCGGGCGCGGGAAGGGCTACGAGGGCTTGCGGATCTCTACCGGTGCAGCGGCCAACCGCAAGCAGCTGGCCGCGGGGCTGGGCATCCTGAGAGCACTCGTCGCGGGCGAATAG
- a CDS encoding threonine dehydratase, with protein sequence MPFSLDALESAAALVHRTLSPTAQHHWPLLSARLGTETWVKHENHCPTGAFKVRGGLTYFAALSARQPELRQVVCATRGNHGQSVAVAGARCGLAVRIVVPHGNSREKNAAMRALGAELIEHGADFQAAREHAAALAERDGAHLVPAFHGDLVRGVASYCLEFLRGAPPLDVVYVPIGLGSGIAAMIAARDALGLATEVVGVVSAHAPAYALSFAQRRAVAHPVSTRIADGMACSTPDPQALEIIWAGAARIVAVSDDEVEAAMRLLFETTHNVAEGAGAAALAAAVQERHILRGRRVGVVLSGGNVDRALYAEVLAARDSMAGV encoded by the coding sequence ATGCCCTTCTCCCTCGACGCCCTCGAATCCGCCGCTGCCCTCGTCCACCGGACCCTCTCCCCCACCGCCCAGCATCATTGGCCGCTGCTCAGCGCACGGCTCGGCACCGAGACCTGGGTGAAGCACGAGAACCACTGCCCGACCGGCGCGTTCAAGGTACGCGGCGGGCTCACCTACTTCGCCGCGCTGAGCGCTAGACAGCCGGAGCTGCGCCAGGTGGTGTGCGCCACCCGCGGCAACCACGGCCAGTCGGTCGCCGTGGCCGGCGCGCGTTGCGGCCTCGCGGTGCGCATCGTCGTGCCCCACGGCAACAGCCGGGAGAAGAACGCCGCGATGCGTGCGCTGGGCGCCGAACTGATCGAGCACGGTGCGGATTTCCAGGCAGCACGCGAACATGCCGCGGCGCTCGCCGAACGCGACGGCGCGCACCTGGTGCCCGCCTTCCATGGCGACCTGGTGCGCGGCGTCGCCAGCTACTGCCTGGAGTTCCTGCGCGGGGCGCCGCCGCTCGACGTGGTGTATGTGCCCATCGGACTGGGCTCGGGCATCGCCGCCATGATCGCGGCGCGCGACGCCCTGGGCCTCGCGACCGAGGTGGTAGGCGTGGTGTCGGCCCATGCGCCGGCCTATGCCCTGTCCTTCGCGCAGCGCCGCGCAGTGGCCCACCCTGTGTCCACCCGCATCGCGGACGGCATGGCCTGCAGCACGCCGGACCCGCAGGCGCTGGAGATCATCTGGGCGGGCGCCGCGCGCATCGTCGCGGTGAGCGACGACGAGGTCGAAGCGGCCATGCGCCTGCTCTTCGAGACGACCCACAACGTGGCCGAAGGCGCCGGCGCCGCGGCGCTGGCCGCCGCCGTCCAGGAACGCCACATCCTGCGGGGCCGGCGGGTGGGCGTGGTGCTGAGCGGCGGCAACGTGGATCGCGCGCTTTATGCCGAGGTGCTGGCCGCCCGGGACTCGATGGCGGGCGTCTGA
- the grxD gene encoding Grx4 family monothiol glutaredoxin gives MDIQDVIREQVSSNPVVLYMKGTPQFPQCGFSATAVQILKHCGVSAVAAVNVLENDAIRQGIKEFSNWPTIPQLYVGGEFVGGSDIMREMFENGELQQMLADAGAVR, from the coding sequence ATGGACATCCAGGACGTCATCCGCGAGCAGGTTTCCTCCAACCCGGTGGTGCTCTACATGAAGGGCACCCCCCAGTTCCCGCAGTGCGGCTTCTCCGCCACCGCGGTGCAGATCCTCAAGCACTGTGGCGTGAGCGCGGTCGCCGCGGTGAACGTGCTGGAGAACGACGCCATCCGCCAGGGCATCAAGGAGTTCTCCAACTGGCCGACCATCCCGCAACTCTATGTCGGCGGCGAATTCGTCGGCGGTTCGGACATCATGCGCGAGATGTTCGAGAACGGTGAACTGCAGCAGATGCTGGCGGATGCGGGGGCGGTCCGCTAG
- the hemA gene encoding glutamyl-tRNA reductase, protein MQLYALGLNHHTAPLTIRERVAFRPERLEQALQDLTRARTVPEAAILSTCNRTEVYFATEQPQHAADWLARFHALPLDEISPYLYTHPQREAVRHVFRVASGLDSMVLGEPQILGQVKEAARRAEDAGTMGTLLHKLFQNTFSVAKEVRSTTAIGANIVSMAAAAVHLTERIFERVDDQHVLFIGAGEMIELCAAHFAGARPKSMTVANRTEARASELAQRFGAQTLRLDAIGEALPRFDVVVSCTAAPLPIVGLGMVERAVKVRRHRPMVMVDLAVPRDIEQEVGKLDDVFLYTVDDLAQVVDAGLESRQQAVLEAEEIIDTRVDGFLHWMQARDVVPTIRALRTHAESLRHAELERALRLLARGDDPRQVIEALSHGLTNKLVHGPTRYLNQTDGEQLAEASRLVQRLYNLHPDE, encoded by the coding sequence ATGCAACTCTACGCCCTCGGTCTGAATCACCATACCGCGCCCCTCACCATCCGCGAGCGGGTCGCGTTTCGGCCCGAGCGTCTGGAACAGGCCCTGCAGGATCTGACCCGCGCCCGTACGGTGCCGGAAGCCGCGATCCTGTCCACCTGTAACCGTACCGAGGTCTACTTCGCCACCGAGCAGCCGCAGCACGCCGCCGACTGGCTGGCGCGCTTCCATGCGCTGCCGCTGGACGAGATCTCACCCTATCTGTACACCCACCCGCAGCGCGAGGCGGTGCGCCACGTCTTCCGCGTGGCCAGCGGGCTCGATTCCATGGTGCTGGGCGAGCCGCAGATCCTCGGCCAGGTCAAGGAGGCCGCCCGCCGTGCCGAAGACGCCGGCACCATGGGCACGCTGCTGCACAAGCTGTTCCAGAACACCTTCTCGGTGGCCAAGGAGGTGCGCTCGACCACTGCGATCGGCGCCAACATCGTCTCCATGGCCGCCGCCGCGGTGCACCTCACCGAACGCATCTTCGAGCGCGTGGACGACCAGCACGTGCTGTTCATCGGTGCGGGCGAGATGATCGAGCTCTGTGCCGCCCATTTCGCCGGCGCGCGTCCCAAGTCGATGACCGTGGCCAACCGCACCGAAGCGCGCGCGTCCGAACTCGCCCAGCGCTTTGGCGCCCAGACCCTGCGCCTGGATGCCATCGGCGAGGCGCTGCCGCGCTTCGACGTGGTGGTTTCCTGTACGGCCGCACCGCTGCCCATCGTCGGCCTCGGCATGGTCGAGCGCGCGGTCAAGGTGCGCCGCCACCGCCCGATGGTGATGGTCGATCTGGCCGTGCCGCGCGACATCGAGCAGGAAGTCGGCAAGCTCGACGACGTCTTCCTGTACACCGTGGACGATCTCGCCCAGGTGGTGGACGCCGGGCTTGAGTCCCGCCAGCAGGCGGTGCTGGAGGCCGAAGAGATCATCGACACCCGGGTGGACGGCTTCCTGCACTGGATGCAGGCGCGCGACGTGGTGCCCACCATCCGCGCCTTGCGCACCCACGCCGAGAGCCTGCGCCACGCCGAGCTCGAACGCGCCCTGCGCCTGCTGGCGCGCGGCGACGACCCGCGCCAGGTGATCGAGGCGCTCAGCCACGGCCTGACCAACAAGCTGGTACACGGCCCCACCCGCTACCTGAACCAGACCGACGGCGAGCAGCTTGCCGAGGCCAGCCGGCTGGTGCAGCGCCTGTACAACCTCCACCCGGACGAATAG
- a CDS encoding class I SAM-dependent methyltransferase gives MPSFSLLFNLVLDLASRQRQVRVPEPELVMTDPDATQAFMRAGREDGILAFTYLYHAIQASAVIPAGGRVLDLGCGPANQLAVIARLNPDAHFTGLDASPEMLGLADDTLQRCRLHNVTLQEGDMERLAGIDDASLDAVVSTITLHHLPDTAALARCLTEVRRVLKPGGGLYLADFGRLKREATQAFFANERSAEQPPLFTEGYYNSLRAAFSVAELREAATVLGDAVRMHHTFLVPFLVAIRSRHPHRVRATTQSAAREVYRELGADQQRDFRDMVRFFAHGGFPLACRPW, from the coding sequence ATGCCCAGCTTCTCCCTGCTGTTCAACCTCGTCCTCGATCTCGCTTCCCGCCAGCGCCAGGTTCGCGTACCCGAGCCCGAGCTGGTGATGACCGACCCGGACGCCACCCAGGCCTTCATGCGCGCCGGGCGCGAGGACGGCATCCTCGCCTTCACCTACCTCTATCACGCCATCCAGGCCAGCGCGGTGATTCCCGCCGGCGGCCGGGTGCTGGACCTGGGCTGCGGCCCGGCCAACCAGCTTGCGGTGATCGCCCGGCTCAATCCCGACGCGCACTTCACCGGCCTGGACGCCTCGCCCGAAATGCTCGGCCTGGCCGACGACACGCTGCAGCGCTGCCGGCTGCACAACGTGACGCTGCAAGAGGGCGACATGGAGCGGCTCGCCGGCATCGACGACGCATCCCTCGATGCGGTGGTGTCCACCATCACCCTGCACCATCTGCCGGACACGGCCGCCCTGGCGCGCTGCCTGACAGAAGTGCGCCGGGTGCTCAAACCCGGCGGCGGCCTGTATCTGGCCGACTTCGGCCGCCTCAAGCGCGAAGCGACACAGGCCTTCTTCGCCAACGAGCGCAGCGCAGAACAGCCACCGCTGTTCACCGAGGGCTACTACAACTCGCTGCGCGCCGCCTTCAGCGTGGCCGAACTGCGCGAGGCCGCCACCGTGCTGGGCGATGCGGTCCGCATGCATCACACCTTTCTGGTGCCCTTCCTGGTGGCGATCCGCAGCCGCCACCCGCACCGGGTACGCGCCACCACCCAGTCCGCGGCGCGCGAGGTCTATCGGGAACTCGGCGCGGATCAGCAAAGGGACTTCCGCGACATGGTGCGCTTCTTCGCCCATGGCGGCTTCCCGCTCGCCTGCCGCCCCTGGTAG